In Arvicola amphibius chromosome 1, mArvAmp1.2, whole genome shotgun sequence, one DNA window encodes the following:
- the Shisa3 gene encoding protein shisa-3 homolog: MGALLALCFLVGLLRCGPAEAQQPGEYCHGWVDAQGNYHEGFQCPEDFDTQDATICCGSCALRYCCAAADARLEQGGCTNDRGELEHPGITAQPVYVPFLIVGSIFIAFIILGSLVAIYCCTCLRPKEPSQQPIRFSLRSYQTETLPMILTSTSLRAPSRQSSTATSSSSTGGSVRRFSFARPEPGCLVPSSPPPYSTGHAIHLTQPSGFLVSPQYFAYPLQQEPPLPGKSCPDFSSS, encoded by the exons ATGGGGGCGCTGCTGGCGCTCTGTTTCCTCGTGGGCTTGCTGCGCTGTGGCCCGGCGGAAGCACAGCAGCCTGGGGAATACTGCCACGGCTGGGTGGACGCTCAGGGCAACTATCACGAGGGTTTCCAGTGCCCCGAGGACTTCGACACGCAGGACGCCACCATCTGCTGCGGTTCGTGCGCGCTGCGCTACTGCTGCGCTGCAGCCGACGCCAGGTTGGAGCAGGGCGGCTGCACCAACGACCGCGGAGAGCTGGAGCATCCCGGCATTACCGCGC agcctgtctacGTCCCCTTCTTGATTGTCGGCTCCATCTTCATCGCCTTCATCATCTTGGGCTCTTTAGTGGCTATCTACTGCTGCACCTGTTTGAGGCCCAAGGAGCCCTCCCAGCAGCCGATCCGCTTCTCACTCCGCAGCTACCAGACAGAGACCTTGCCCATGATCCTCACCTCCACCAGCCTCAGAGCGCCTTCCAGGCAGTCCAGCACAGCCAccagctccagctccacaggGGGCTCTGTCCGGAGGTTCTCCTTTGCCAGGCCTGAGCCAGGCTGCCTGGTACCCTCATCACCCCCGCCTTACTCCACTGGCCATGCCATACACCTAACCCAGCCGTCCGGTTTCCTGGTGTCACCCCAGTATTTTGCCTACCCTCTGCAGCAGGAGCCCCCATTACCCGGGAAGAGCTGTCCGGATTTCAGTTCCAGCTGA